One region of Dysidea avara chromosome 1, odDysAvar1.4, whole genome shotgun sequence genomic DNA includes:
- the LOC136257923 gene encoding uncharacterized protein, whose amino-acid sequence MLLLAVVVLFSQSIITVTSCPLATINCTVQCDDDVNITVNTTLYCHIDNCTVKIIKTGDALVLDIVYLDDQCIIGCSKTDSIILLRTTNSNMGSCTQVDTAIVEQALEITLAVLILLLNTLLIILIIQRRIYTTMAILLLLAATTVSAIFQITFVIYESMKFFWPTSNAVCIVFVTFITATVHCSALLVLEMFVVIAATFYKSVRNMPPKEKTFKEKCRMLWIFLIVAISFSLLINIATGLLFFLYDDVFITDDGYCFSVSHLLGEINQAAMYINTATILIILFATASVFILIVVLFCVLSKRNSVNIDEINRKLIKIAVILFGSIGISLIVFYIVALSTDSVYSSVVALALIVCERICILIILSRAKVETTHQTTSNVENN is encoded by the coding sequence ATGTTGTTGCTAGCAGTTGTAGTCTTGTTCTCTCAGAGTATCATTACAGTGACTAGTTGTCCTCTAGCTACTATCAATTGTACAGTCCAGTGTGATGATGATGTCAATATTACAGTGAATACTACACTATATTGTCATATTGATAACTGTACTGTAAAGATTATCAAGACTGGAGATGCACTGGTACTGGATATTGTTTACCTTGATGATCAGTGTATTATTGGGTGTAGTAAGACAGATAGTATAATTCTATTAAGGACAACCAACAGCAATATGGGGTCCTGCACTCAAGTAGACACAGCCATTGTTGAACAAGCACTGGAGATTACACTTGCAGTGTTAATATTGCTATTGAATACTTTGCTAATTATTCTAATAATTCAGCGAAGGATTTACACCACAATGGCTATACTCCTCCTGTTAGCAGCAACCACAGTTTCAGCAATATTTCAGATAACATTTGTTATTTATGAATCTATGAAATTTTTTTGGCCTACTTCTAATGCAGTGTGCATTGTTTTTGTGACATTCATTACCGCTACAGTGCACTGTAGTGCATTGTTAGTACTGGAAATGTTTGTGGTGATTGCAGCAACATTTTATAAGAGTGTTAGAAACATGCCCCCAAAAGAAAAGACATTTAAAGAAAAATGCAGAATGTTATGGATATTTTTAATTGTGGCAATCTCATTCAGTTTACTTATCAACATTGCTACAGGTTTATTGTTCTTTTTATATGATGACGTCTTTATTACTGATGATGGTTACTGCTTCTCGGTGTCTCATTTGCTTGGTGAGATAAACCAAGCTGCAATGTACATTAATACAGCTACAATCCTTATCATTTTATTTGCAACAGCGTCAGTATTCATCTTGATTGTGGTCTTGTTCTGTGTTCTATCTAAACGCAATTCAGTAAACATTGATGAAATTAACAGGAAATTAATAAAAATAGCTGTAATCTTATTTGGCTCAATAGGAATTAGTCTAATAGTATTCTATATAGTTGCACTTAGCACTGATTCAGTCTATAGCAGTGTGGTTGCTCTTGCATTGATAGTTTGTGAACGAATATGTATTCTAATCATCTTGTCAAGAGCAAAGGTAGAAACTACTCATCAAACTACAAGCAATGTTGAAAACAACTAG